In Cutaneotrichosporon cavernicola HIS019 DNA, chromosome: 1, one DNA window encodes the following:
- the NdufS7 gene encoding uncharacterized protein (Belongs to the complex I 20 kDa subunit family) has protein sequence MVGMLTTGLRTASLRTSAIRPLAIARLHTTPQAADARPVPITQIANRGSNQESLETPRNGAEYVLSTLDKVVNWARQGSFWPMTFGLACCAVEMMHVAAARYDQDRLGVVFRASPRQSDIMIVAGTLTNKMAPALRKVYDQMPEPRWVISMGSCANGGGYYHYSYSVVRGCDRIVPVDIYVPGCPPTAEALLYGFLQLQRKMRRSRTAVRWYRS, from the exons ATGGTTGGCATGCTCACCACTGGGCTCAGGACCG cctCTCTTCGGACGTCGGCGATCCGGCCCCTCGCCATTG CGCGACTGCACACGACGCCGCAGGCCGCAGACGCACGGCCCGTTCCCATCACCCAGATTGCCAACCGCGGCAGCAACCAGGAATCGCTTGAGACGCCGCGCAACGGCGCTG AGTACGTCCTCTCGacgctcgacaaggtcgtcaACTGGGCGCGGCAAGGCTCGTTCTGGCCCATGACTTTCGGTCTCGCGTGCTGTGCCGTCGAGATGATGCACGTCGCCGCTGCGCGTTACGACCAGGACCGTCTCGGTGTCGTGTTCCGAGCCTCGCCCCGTCAGTCAGACATTATGATTGTCGCAGGCACCCTCACCAACAAGATGGCCCCCGCCCTCCGTAAGGTCTACGACCAGATGCCCGAGCCGCGCTGGGTCATTTCGATGGGCTCGTGCGCCAACGGCGGAGGATACTACCACTACTCGTACTCGGTCGTCCGTGGGTGCGACCGCATCGTCCCCGTCGACATCTACGTGCCCggatg ccccccaacggccgaggcgctcctgTACGGcttcctccagctccagcgCAAGATGCGTCGCTCGCGCACCGCTGTCCGCTGGTACCGCAGCTAG
- a CDS encoding uncharacterized protein (ABC transporter transmembrane region), which yields MRFEGHSSDNLGDTVMAAVIVLAATALIPLVSVVSFSLYLSSHPASPIPLVFRRRQVQLPVIADEGLAPMRDAFEIENPVVCVDGEPVRPEQFWRRQFQLKVALFATYLLPLAANIALMVLTILSSEGLEEHVRVRMLLLPTFLAPAHLATLIMTMWFFGQHETSTHWATTIHLAANMLTQFMVVGFLAIVPSTPMPTKPISVASFAVHPPVSLISTLTSVLPLLQFIPLFIVLNIRRGPQMYIPIKELLPAKIFEAIPPDHPCLNPDIPNVTDEVAVTIPEWMLFSYSAVLIERSKLNDSIDVWDLPMLQADQRALPNYIKFKAAYGKRSYRLGKWEGYNLLWTLAKVNKWLLIAQASLAAVTGVLYYSPHLLLNFFLTYLENDPSRKNPAWGWVFALGILVSNLFVYLIAGIIYSIASVNLRVRFRLQLNSILFSKTLRKKDIAAVGDDTGKSTDKDKKSKHDKAKKNDKSDEDDEGMSSKSQIMTLFTVDVDRIGDFVFHTFTLVDGPIEIVVASFFLLNLLGSSALIGLLTTLLCLPLSHFASKVVVRSQEGLMKARDQRTALMNEVLQGIRMLKFMAWERPFEARVNKIRREELAWQRRNFQIEFAFDVLWAFTPILVTIVSFIHYTVIRGERLTPAIAFTSIAVFDELRFALNALPETFIESLQGFVSCRRVERYMSLAEVNPVTDFDGGDIVLTNATFTWPTDDSASGPKSTAPTPRPAFSLAGLTLRFPKCKLSLICGRLGSGKSLLLNGLLGEADLVAGQARVPRSQPDTMSVSNGGKLILDADWLLPGMVGYVPQQAWLQNASIKENIIFSAPWNRERYDAVIIACSLTNDLEILEDGDETEIGEKGVNLSGGQKARVSLARAIYSRASTLYLDDVLSAVDAHTAHAIMENCIRGPLTAGRTVLLVSHHTALVSPSAAFIVALDNGDVKFAGTRQDFVNGGLMKELEAEDPESQPTAGEVAEEKTVEENISDAKKPTHKLLEIISGELSVTGSETGSETSTIAPTDEGTTLDASSDRLITQKAPRKLIEDEKRVRGRIAWSVWEKYFSALGGPIWWTVFIVATIVSTIVPIFERGWVSYWSDDDGKRPQHSSTFYVSGYAAITITGCFLTNLPYAVVYVGNLRASSILHAGMLKAVLFAPLRFHDTTNRGRLLNRFGKDIEGLDSKLANNFGRTIQYGLKVVCTVTVITYTGGWRFVVALCLVTVLYYNAGSVYGQASRDMRRLDSVTRSPVYSLFGETVSGVGVIRAFGASTVALAEMMKLSDTNTLCFAWMWTVNRWLSSRFNVLSSIMVGVTAMAMLMAGASASVAGFSLAFAGTIMHDLIFVIRRFVQLEQSMVALERIKEYTDVVQEAPEFVEPRPPASWPADGAIEVDNLVIRYAPNLPDVLHGISFSVAPREKIGIVGATGCGKSTLALSFFRFVEATSGKIVIDGVDIAKIGITDLRSRIMIIPQDPTILSGTLRSTLDVFDEYDDSEIYEALRRVHLIKAGEEVDRAEAAGSDEETAVARNANVFTDLSYPVTEGGDNFSSGEKQLICMARAILRRNKVLLMDEATASIDYETDELISTTIRAEFSDSTIITIAHRIHTIIDFDKVLVMHRGTIAEYASPAELLRDTKSRFYALCRATGRNEFRHLREAALAAEQRRAQETL from the exons ATGCG CTTTGAAGGGCACTCGAGTGacaacctcggcgacacAG TCATGGCAgccgtcatcgtcctcgccgcgacggcgctCATTCCGCTCGTCTCGGTCGTGTCGTTCTCGCTCTACCTCTCGTCGCAccccgcgtcgccgatcCCCTTGGTCTTCAGACGCCGACAGGTCCAGCTGCCGGTGATCGCTGATGAGGGGCTGGCGCCGATGCGCGATGCGTTCGAGATTGAGAACCCGGTCGTGTGCGTGGACGGCGAGCCCGTCCGCCCCGAGCAGTTCTGGAGGAGACAGTTTCAGCTCAAGGTTGCCCTCTTCGCCACCTACCTTCTCCCCTTGGCCGCCAACATTGCGCTCATGGTACTGACGATCCTCTCATCCGAAGGACTGGAGGAACACGTGCGTGTACGTATGCTGCTCCttcccaccttccttgcgCCGGCCCACCTCGCGACGCTCATCATGACAATGTGGTTCTTCGGCCAGCACGAGACTAGCACACATTGGGCCACCACGATCCACCTGGCCGCAAACATGTTAACCCAATTCATGGTCGTCGGGTTCCTCGCTATTGTTCCGTCTACTCCGATGCCCACAAAGCCCATCAGCGTTGCATCGTTCGCCGTCCATCCGCCAGTCAGCCTCATCTCGACCCTAACTTCGGTCCTACCACTGCTGCAGTTTATCCCGTTGTTCATTGTGCTCAACATCCGCCGTGGCCCGCAAATGTACATTCCCATCAAGGAACTGTTGCCGGCCAAGATCTTCGAGGCCATCCCTCCAGACCACCCCTgcctcaaccccgacaTCCCCAACGTGACCGACGAAGTGGCTGTCACGATCCCCGAGTGGATGCTGTTCTCGTACAgcgccgtcctcatcgagcGCTCCAAGCTCAATGACTCGATTGATGTCTGGGATCTCCCCATGTTACAGGCCGACCAGCGAGCGCTCCCCAACTATATCAAGTTCAAGGCCGCGTATGGCAAACGCTCGTACCGTCTGGGCAAGTGGGAGGGCTACAACCTCCTCTGGACACTCGCCAAGGTCAACAAGTGGCTGCTCATCGCCCAGGCCAGTCTAGCAGCGGTCACTGGCGTCCTCTACTATAGTCCGCATCTGCTCCTTAACTTCTTCCTGACCTACCTCGAGAACGACCCGAGCCGGAAGAACCCTGCGTGGGGTTGGGTGTTCGCCCTTGGCATCCTCGTGTCCAACCTCTTCGTCTACCTGATTGCCGGCATCATCTATTCAATCGCGTCCGTCAACCTCCGGGTCCGCTTCCGTCTGCAGCTCAACTCGATTCTGTTTTCCAAGACGCTCCGGAAGAAGGACATTGCTGCCGTGGGCGACGACACTGGCAAGTCGaccgacaaggacaagaagagCAAGCACGACAAGGCGAAGAAGAATGACAAGAGCGACGAAGATGATGAGGGGATGTCATCCAAGTCACAGATCATGACGCTCTTCACCGTAGACGTCGACCGCATCGGCGATTTCGTCTTCCACACTTtcaccctcgtcgacgggcCTATCGAAATCGTTGTCGCGTCATTCTTCTTACTTAACCTCTTGGGTTCGTCGGCGCTCATCGGACTTCTCACCACCTTGCTGTGTCTGCCCCTCAGTCACTTCGCGTCCAAGGTTGTCGTCAGGTCGCAGGAAGGGCTCATGAAGGCGCGCGACCAGCGCACGGCCCTCATGAACGAGGTGCTGCAGGGGATCCGCATGCTCAAGTTCATGGCGTGGGAGCGGCCGttcgaggcgcgcgtcaACAAGATCCGCCGCGAGGAACTTGCTTGGCAGCGCCGGAACTTCCAGATCGAGTTTGCCTTCGACGTACTCTGGGCATTCACGCCGATTCTTGTCACCATCGTCTCGTTCATCCACTACACTGTCATCCGTGGCGAGAGGCTCACTCCGGCCATCGCATTCACCTCGATCGCTGTCTTTGACGAGCTCCGCTTCGCCCTCAATGCGCTCCCCGAGACGTTCATCGAGTCGTTGCAGGGCTTCGTCTCGTGCCGCCGCGTCGAAAGGTACATGTCTCTCGCTGAGGTCAACCCTGTGACCGACTTTGACGGGGGCGACATTGTCCTCACTAACGCAACATTCACATGGCCCACGGACGACTCGGCGAGTGGGCCAAAGTCaaccgcgccgacgccacgcCCCGCATTCTCGCTGGCCGGCCTCACCCTCCGCTTTCCCAAGTGTAAACTATCGCTCATCtgcggccgcctcggctcGGGCAagtcgctcctcctcaatggcctcctcggcgaggccgacctcgtAGCCGGCCAGGCGCGCGTTCCCCGCTCCCAGCCTGATACGATGAGTGTAAGCAACGGCGGCAAGCTGATCCTCGATGCGGACTGGCTTCTCCCCGGCATGGTCGGATACGTACCGCAACAGGCGTGGCTGCAGAACGCAAGCATCAAGGAGAACATTATCTTCTCAGCCCCATGGAACCGCGAGCGCTACGACGCCGTGATCATCGCGTGCTCGCTCACGAACGACCTCGAGAtcctcgaggatggcgacgagacgGAAATTGGCGAGAAGGGCGTCAACCTTTCCGGAGGGCAGAAGGCGCGTGTTTCGCTCGCACGCGCGATCTACTCGCGGGCCAGCACACTATACCTGGACGATGTTCTCTCCGCTGTCGACGCGCATACTGCCCACGCCATCATGGAGAACTGTATCCGCGGCCCGCTCACTGCGGGGCGCACTGTCCTGCTCGTCTCGCACCACACGGCGCTCGTTTCGCCCTCAGCCGCGTTCATCGTTGCGCTCGACAATGGTGACGTCAAGTTTGCTGGCACACGCCAGGACTTTGTCAACGGAGGGCTGAtgaaggagctcgaggccgaggacccCGAGTCGCAGCCGACGGCAGGCGAGGTCGCTGAAGAGAAGACAGTCGAGGAGAACATATCCGACGCAAAGAAGCCGACGCATAAGCTGCTGGAAATTATTAGCGGCGAGCTGTCCGTTACCGGCTCCGAAACCGGTTCTGAGACCAGCACAATCGCACCCACTGACGAGGGCACGAcgctcgacgcgtccaGCGACAGGTTGATCACGCAGAAGGCACCTCGCAAGCTtatcgaggacgagaagcgcgTGCGCGGCCGCATCGCATGGTCGGTGTGGGAGAAATACTTCTCTGCGCTGGGCGGACCCATCTGGTGGACCGTTTTCATTGTCGCCACCATCGTCTCGACGATCGTGCCAATCTTCGAGCGTGGCTGGGTGTCGTACTGGtctgacgacgacggcaagcgGCCACAGCACAGCTCAACGTTCTACGTCAGCGGCTACGCGGCGATCACGATTACGGGCTGCTtcctcaccaacctcccctACGCGGTAGTGTACGTAGGAAACCTTCGCGCGAGCAGCATCTTGCACGCGGGCATGCTCAAGGCTGTGCTCTTTGCGCCCCTGCGCTTTCACGACACGACGAACCGTGGCCGCCTTCTCAACCGCTTCGGTAAGGACATTGAAGGCCTGGATTCAAAGCTGGCCAACAACTTTGGCCGCACGATACAGTacggcctcaaggtcgtGTGCACGGTTACGGTGATCACGTACACAGGCGGGTGGCGATTTGTCGTCGCGCTCTGCCTCGTCACGGTGCTCTACTACAACGCTGGCTCGGTGTATGGACAGGCGTCGCGCGAcatgcgccgcctcgactcGGTGACTCGCTCTCCAGTCTACTCCCTTTTCGGGGAGACCGTCTCGGGTGTCGGGGTCATCCGCGCGTTCGGCGCATCCACAGTCGCACTGGCAGAGATGATGAAGCTCAGCGACACAAACACTCTCTGTTTCGCGTGGATGTGGACAGTAAACCGCTGGCTCTCCAGCCGTTTTAATGTCCTCAGCTCGATCATGGTCGGCGTGACAGCCATGGCGATGCTCATGGCTGGTGCGAGCGCAAGCGTTGCGGGCTTCTCGCTCGCGTTCGCCGGCACGATCATGCACGACCTCATCTTCGTGATCCGCCGATTCGTCCAGCTCGAACAAAGCATGGTCGCACTCGAGCGTATCAAGGAGTACACCGATGTGGTGCAAGAGGCGCCAGAGTTCGTCGAGCCACGGCCACCCGCCTCGTGGCCAGCTGACGGCGCGATCGAAGTCGACAACCTTGTGATCCGGTATGCGCCCAACCTTCCCGACGTCCTGCATGGAATCAGCTTCAGTGTTGCACCACGTGAGAAGATCGGCATTGTCGGCGCGACAGGCTGCGGGAAGAGCACGCTTGCTCTGAGCTTCTTCCGCTTCGTCGAGGCGACAAGTGGGAAGATTGTTATCGACGGGGTGGATATCGCCAAGATCGGCATCACGGACCTGCGCTCGCGCATCATGATCATCCCACAGGATCCCACGATTCTCAGCGGCACACTTCGGAGTACGCTCGACGTCTTCGACGAGTACGATGACAGCGAGATCTACGAGGCACTCCGCCGCGTGCACCTCATCAAGGcgggtgaggaggtcgaccgcgccgaggccgcaggctcggacgaggagacggctGTGGCTCGCAACGCCAACGTCTTCACCGACCTTTCGTACCCCGTCACTGAGGGTGGCGACAACTTCAGCAGCGGAGAAAAGCAGCTGATCTGCATGGCGCGGGCGATCCTGCGCCGCAACAAGGTGCTGCtcatggacgaggcgacggcAAGCATCGACTACGAGACAGACGAGCTGATTAGCACAACGATCCGTGCAGAGTTCTCGGACAGCACGATTATCACGATCGCGCATCGGATTCACACCATCATCGACTTTGACAAGGTGCTGGTCATGCACCGCGGCACGATCGCCGAGTATGCGAGTCCCGCCGAGCTTCTGCGGGACACCAAGAGTCGGTTCTATGCCCTCTGCCGCGCGACTGGACGGAACGAGTTCAGACATCTCCGTGaggcggcgttggcggctGAGCAGCGGCGCGCACAGGAGACTTTGTAG
- a CDS encoding uncharacterized protein (Protein tyrosine kinase) encodes MSPPSYLHRHLLLSALLDRQDPPPPDCFSVPGQSNEAGCKLDALLLRGWSVSARRTKPQDNDILHNVDSLRLKKNDFEVLGRIGEGQFGVVDAVRCKLNGQVYALKSIEKHMAARAGVNLGLPFERHVHMLAAEKPSPAPALFTSFQSPNALHLVTQYAPCGSIWDRLCELLPAPGLDTGRMEETEIRWWARQMVDAISWIHGMGYAHRDIKPHNFLLLPDGRLWLTDFGSAAPLSQGKVARRHCMLPVGTPDYIAPEVLRIAENAMVEAAQSVHSDSEEEGDRTVRQSDLTAPGYGPDVDWWSLGATLYEMAVGRAPFWAPTIGPTYDRIMRCDLRLPEDLPPQFKSLLSGLLCLNDVRLGTTDVGEIKRHSFFNGVDWTRKPGPPPKSVTLAPIDLGTLAESFVHEYDEITERTFDHFFNSSPGLTTMSNSMSMSMVVPESTWSRWVGWSWAPHAEYFGPEKPFITISPASRVSGPRQSSAPPATHMFTPIRSGLYDTPPTAPRSAPRSLPRTRDVAERQAFAQLLRCVEASAKKKLASTRHIPGSASTVSSITSPTLWRKQQPPTPTPMSRETTTLNATFTSKAGVPVPRQLSRTSSRTDLPSRPSSRASGHSRQGSGATRTSLDGSLPSSRSGSWRLRDSAFLAKLTAAAEADKPLFSLSIRENISRPGERHRSSSLSQLGENAGHQKPPSLATEPGTGAPREPLLSIQENRKPALKTPQPPPRPVQQPKYKYGVLGADPNKLPRAATAVDVYIPPCDPGRVGDGSRLAALEAWHKSLVNGVDNLERRLAEMTARYEK; translated from the exons ATGTCCCCACCAAGCTACCTACATCGTCACCTCCTCCTGTCCGcactcctcgaccgccaAGATCCCCCACCACCAGATTGCTTTTCTGTGCCTGGACAGAGCAACGAGGCGGGATGCAAATTGGACGCTCTTTTGTTGAGGGGCTGGTCGGTGAGCGCACGACGGACCAAACCTCAGGACAATGACA TATTGCACAACGTGGACAGTTTGCGGCTGAAGAAGAACGACTTTGAGGTTTTAGGCCGCATTGGAGAAGGACAGTTCGGAGTG GTCGACGCTGTGCGCTGCAAGCTCAACGGACAAGTATATGCACTCAAATCGATTGAGAAGCACATGGCTGCCCGTGCCGGCGTG AACCTCGGCCTTCCTTTCGAGCGTCATGTCCATATGCTCGCAGCAGAGAAGCCTTctcccgcccccgccctcTTCACATCTTTCCAGTCGCCAAACGCActccacctcgtcacccAGTATGCTCCATGCGGCTCCATCTGGGATCGTCTCTGCGAGCTGCTGCCGGCACCTGGGTTAGACACAGGCCGAATGGAAGAGACTGAGATACGATGGTGGGCAAGACAGATGGTCGACGCCATCTCGTGGATCCATGGCATGGGATATGCGCACCG CGACATCAAGCCTCACAActtccttcttctccctGACGGGCGGCTGTGGCTTACCGACTTCggctcggccgcgccgctGAGCCAGGGGAAGGTGGCCCGCCGCCATTGCATGTTACCCGTCGGTACACCCGACTACATCGCCCCCGAGGTCCTGCGCATCGCGGAGAACGCAATGGTGGAGGCCGCCCAGTCGGTGCactcggactcggaggaggaaggagatCGCACTGTCCGCCAGTCGGACCTCACTGCTCCAGGCTACGGGCCCGATGTCGATTGGTGGTCGCTCGGCGCAACTCTTTACGAGATGGCGGTTGGACGAGCCCCATTCTGGGCGCCAACAATCGGGCCAACCTACGACCGGATCATGCGTTGCGACCTGCGTCTGCCTGAGGATCTCCCTCCGCAGTTCAAGAGTCTGTTGTCAGG GCTCCTGTGTCTGAACGACGTCCGCCTCGGGACAACCGACGTTGGTGAGATCAAGCGCCATTCGTTCTTCAACGGAGTCGACTGGACAAGGAAGCCAGGCCCTCCTCCAAAGAGTGTAACGCTGGCGCCAATCGACCTCGGCACCCTAGCCGAGTCTTTCGTGCACGAGTACGACGAGATCACGGAGCGGACCTTTGACCATTTCTTCAACTCGTCACCAGGGCTGACTACCATGTCCAATTCAATGTCCATGTCGATGGTCGTGCCCGAGTCGACGTGGTCTCGGTGGGTTGGCTGGTCGTGGGCGCCTCACGCCGAGTACTTCGGGCCAGAGAAGCCGTTCATCACCATTTCGCCTGCCTCTAGAGTGTCTGGACCCAGACAGTCGTCCGCTCCACCAGCGACGCACATGTTCACCCCTATCCGCAGCGGCTTGTACGATACACCGCCCACTGCCCCTCGCAGCGCTCCCCGTTCGTTACCTCGCACACGCGACGTTGCGGAGAGACAAGCGTTTGCTCAGCTGCTGCGATGCGTCGAGGCCAgcgcgaagaagaagctcgCATCGACTCGGCATATCCCCGGCTCAGCTTCCACCGtctcctccatcacctCCCCAACCCTGTGGCGCAAGCAGCAGCCGCCCACTCCGACTCCAATGAGTCGCGAGACCACCACCCTAAACGCGACCTTCACCTCCAAAGCAGGAGTACCAGTTCCCCGCCAGCTCTCGCGCACATCGTCGCGCACAGACCTGCCCTCACGCCCATCGTCTCGCGCGTCAGGACACAGTAGACAGGGAAGCGGAGCAACCCGGACCAGCTTGGACGGCAGCCTTCCATCATCACGGAGCGGTTCGTGGAGGCTCCGCGACTcagccttcctcgccaagcttACCGCCGCTGCTGAGGCTGACAAGCCCCTGTTTTCCCTATCTATCCGCGAGAATATCAGCCGACCGGGTGAGCGCCACcggtcgtcctcgcttTCGCAGCTGGGTGAAAATGCGGGGCATCAAAAGCCGCCTTCGCTCGCAACAGAGCCAGGGACTGGAGCTCCACGCGAACCATTATTGTCTATCCAGGAGAACCGGAAGCCAGCACTGAAGACCccgcaacctcctcctcgcccagtcCAACAGCCCAAATACAAGTACGGCGTGCTAGGTGCGGACCCCAACAAGCTGCCTAGAGCCGCCACTGCAGTTGACGTCTACATTCCCCCGTGCGATCCGGGGCGGGTTGGAGACGGGTCCCGACTCGCTGCTCTTGAGGCTTGGCACAAGTCTCTGGTGAATGGAGTAGAC aaccttgagcgccgcctcgccgaaATGACCGCGCGGTACGAGAAGTAA
- the TMS1 gene encoding uncharacterized protein (Serine incorporator (Serinc)): MGALLSIPVFAGIGSLGTTLCSTCAVFMGGTAASAFCKSCNCNSSIATRVGYGIIFAIASMLAYISRTDMGIKWLERISWDWIKMDCSGGKCYGLLAVHRFEFALTLFHLILSALLIGVRSTKSKRSAIQNGWWGLKLMTYFLLCFIAFLIPNEFFMFYGSYIVPIGACVFILIGLVLLVDFAHTWSETCLDNWERTDSNLWQFILVGSTFGLYIATIAVTVVLYVFFSGSGCGLNTFFVTANLFLCIIVTILAISGPVQEANPKSGLTQAAMVAAYCTYLTSSAVVNHTDDGHCNPLQKATSGTKTTTVVLGALFTFIAIAYSTTRAATQSKALVGKGHRAGVIQLPEGEEDGEVRLITSQPKGRRDEMRYQAILAAVNAGSLPASVLDEPEDDDEEIEAAMGEERDDERSGTKYNYSWFHIIFAIASMYVAGLLTDWAVISTSPVDHPVDQGTVLMIRAEPDVYIGRSEATMWMRVVSSWLCYVVYVWSLVAPLVMPDRFGSD, translated from the exons ATGGGCGCTCTCTTGTCCATCCCCGTCTTCGCCGGGATCGGCTCGCTCGGCACCACACTCTGCTCCACATGCGCAGTCTTCATGG GCGGCACAGCTGCGTCGGCGTTCTGCAAGTCGTGCAACTGCAACTCGTCCATCGCGACGCGTGTAGGCTATGGT ATCATTTTTGCCATCGCGAGTATGCTGGCGTACATATCGCGAACAGACATGGGTATCAAATGGTTGGAACGAATCTCGTGGGATTGGATCAAGATGGACTGCAGCGGCGGCAAGTGCTACGGGCTCCTCGCTGTTCACCGCTTCGAGTTTGCCCTCACGCTCTTCCACTTGATCCTTAGCGCGCTGCTCATCGGTGTGCGGTCCACCAAGAGCAAGCGCTCGGCGATCCAGAACGG gtGGTGGGGCCTCAAGCTCATGACGTACTTCCTTCTGTGCTTCATTGCGTTCCTCATCCCCAACGAGTTCTTCATGTTCTACGGCTCGTACATTGTCCCTATCGGCGCATGTGTGTTCATCCTCATCGGACTggtccttctcgtcgactTTGCGCACACCTGGTCCGAGACGTGCCTCGACAATTGGGAGCGGACCGACTCGAATCTGTGGCAAttcatcctcgtcggctcGACGTTTGGCCTGTACATCGCGACGATCGCTGTGACCGTCGTGCTTTACGTGTTCTTCTCGGGCTCGGGGTGCGGCCTCAACACGTTCTTTGTCACCGCCAATCTCTTCCTGTGCATCATCgtcaccatcctcgccatctcTGGTCCAGTGCAAGAGGCCAACCCCAAGTCTGGCCTCACGCAGGCAGCCATGGTGGCCGCGTACTGCACGTACctgacctcgtcggcggtCGTCAACCACACAGACGACGGACACTGCAACCCTCTCCAGAAGGCGACGAGCGGAACcaagacgacgacggttgtccttggcgcgctgTTTACCTTCATCGCCATTGCAtactcgacgacgcgtgcTGCTACGCAGTCCAaggcgctcgtcggcaaggGCCACCGTGCGGGTGTGATCCAGCTccccgagggcgaggaggacggtgaGGTGAGACTGATCACCTCGCAGCCAAAgggccgccgcgacgagatGCGATACCAGGCCATTCTGGCCGCCGTCAACGCTGGCTCGCTCCCCGCATCAGTTCTCGACGAACCCGAggacgatgatgaggagattgaggcCGCCATGGGTGAGGAacgtgacgacgagcgctcTGGCACCAAGTACAACTATTCGTGGTTCCACATCATCTTTGCCATCGCGTCCATGTACGTCGCGGGCCTCCTCACGGACTGGGCTGTCATCTCGACCTCTCCTGTCGATCACCCAGTCGACCAGGGCACAGTCCTCATGAtccgcgccgagccagACGTGTACATTGGCCGGTCCGAAGCGACCATGTGGATGCGCGTCGTCAGCAGCTGGCTCTGCTACGTGGTGTACGTCTGGagcctcgtcgcgccacTTGTCATGCCTGACCGCTTCGGTAGTGACTGA